In Prescottella soli, a genomic segment contains:
- the ilvA gene encoding threonine ammonia-lyase IlvA yields the protein MSNSPELAELKVTSPALTADEIDAAAERIAHIIDATPLQPSDRLSALTGAKVYLKREDLQVVRSYKLRGAYNLIMQLSDVERAAGVVTASAGNHAQGVAFACRAMEIRGRIYVPANTPKQKRDRIMVHGGGFVELIPTGETYDAAAAAAAADVERTGATMVPPFDDPRTAAGQGTIAAEILEQLGEAPDCVVVPVGGGGCIAGIATYLHERAPETTIIGVEPVGAASMTAALVAGGPVTLPEVDPFVDGAAVKRVGDLPYAVVSGLGASVVSHASLPLVAGPRTGRVPEMGPEKFAMTQVDEGAICTAMLELYQNEGIIAEPAGALSVTALGQLDVEPGSTVVCLISGGNNDVSRYGEILERSLVHLGLKHYFLVDFPQEPGALRRFLDEVLGPDDDITLFEYVKRNNRETGAALVGVELGSADGLSDLLDRMRSSRIDVEQLEPGSPAYRYLT from the coding sequence GTGTCTAACTCGCCGGAACTCGCAGAACTGAAGGTAACCTCGCCCGCGCTCACCGCGGACGAGATCGATGCGGCTGCCGAGCGAATTGCGCACATTATCGACGCGACACCCCTCCAGCCGAGTGATCGGCTGTCGGCGCTGACCGGCGCGAAGGTCTACCTCAAGCGCGAGGACCTGCAGGTGGTTCGGTCGTACAAGCTGCGCGGCGCCTACAACCTGATCATGCAGCTCAGCGACGTCGAGCGGGCCGCGGGTGTCGTCACGGCCAGCGCCGGCAACCACGCCCAGGGTGTGGCGTTCGCCTGCCGGGCGATGGAGATCCGTGGCCGCATCTACGTCCCGGCCAACACCCCGAAGCAGAAGCGTGACCGGATCATGGTGCACGGCGGCGGGTTCGTCGAGCTCATCCCGACCGGGGAGACCTACGACGCCGCGGCCGCGGCCGCGGCGGCCGACGTCGAGCGGACCGGGGCGACGATGGTCCCGCCGTTCGACGACCCCCGCACCGCCGCCGGCCAGGGCACCATCGCGGCCGAGATCCTCGAGCAGCTGGGCGAGGCGCCGGACTGCGTCGTCGTCCCGGTCGGTGGTGGCGGCTGCATCGCCGGCATCGCCACCTACCTGCACGAGCGGGCGCCCGAGACCACCATCATCGGTGTCGAGCCGGTGGGTGCGGCGTCGATGACCGCGGCCCTGGTGGCCGGCGGTCCGGTGACGCTCCCGGAGGTCGACCCGTTCGTCGACGGTGCCGCGGTCAAGCGGGTCGGCGACCTGCCGTACGCGGTGGTGTCGGGACTCGGGGCGAGCGTCGTCTCGCACGCGTCGCTGCCGCTGGTGGCCGGTCCCCGCACGGGCCGGGTCCCGGAGATGGGCCCGGAGAAGTTCGCGATGACCCAGGTCGACGAGGGCGCGATCTGCACCGCGATGCTCGAGCTGTACCAGAACGAGGGCATCATCGCCGAGCCCGCCGGGGCGCTGTCCGTCACCGCTCTGGGCCAGCTCGACGTCGAGCCCGGCAGCACGGTCGTGTGCCTGATCTCGGGCGGCAACAACGACGTCTCGCGCTACGGCGAGATCCTCGAGCGGTCCCTAGTGCACCTCGGGCTCAAGCACTACTTCCTCGTGGACTTCCCGCAGGAGCCGGGTGCGCTGCGCCGATTCCTCGACGAGGTGCTGGGGCCGGACGACGACATCACCCTCTTCGAGTACGTCAAGCGCAACAACCGCGAGACCGGTGCGGCGCTGGTCGGCGTCGAGCTCGGTTCGGCCGACGGGCTGTCCGATCTGCTGGACCGGATGCGCAGTTCGCGAATCGACGTCGAGCAGCTCGAGCCGGGTTCGCCCGCGTACCGCTACCTCACGTAG
- a CDS encoding TetR/AcrR family transcriptional regulator: MASDTRDRILDALERLLLDVGVAHVTLEAVAAAAGVSKGGLLYHFPTKEALLASMVRRLGERSDQQLADAVSRGRTVSEIYLQYPVAESADEMALYRSMLAAMRSADGQHDEVQQAVADVMRSWDAGLLAEIDDPVQAEIVRLVGDGIYLAALLGLPESDPDLHRRVVNRLLGTDPAGSDRAESDPTT; encoded by the coding sequence ATGGCATCCGACACACGCGATCGCATCCTCGACGCCCTCGAGCGTCTCCTGCTCGACGTCGGCGTGGCGCACGTCACCCTCGAAGCGGTGGCGGCGGCCGCGGGGGTCTCCAAGGGCGGACTGCTCTACCACTTCCCCACCAAGGAGGCACTGCTGGCGTCGATGGTGCGACGCCTCGGCGAGCGCTCGGATCAGCAGCTGGCCGACGCGGTCTCACGCGGCCGCACCGTCTCCGAGATCTACCTGCAGTACCCGGTGGCCGAGTCGGCCGACGAGATGGCGCTCTACCGCTCGATGCTCGCGGCCATGCGTAGCGCCGACGGCCAGCACGACGAGGTGCAGCAGGCCGTCGCGGACGTGATGCGCTCGTGGGACGCCGGACTGCTCGCCGAGATCGACGACCCGGTCCAGGCCGAGATCGTCCGACTCGTCGGCGACGGGATCTACCTGGCCGCCCTGCTCGGTCTGCCGGAATCCGATCCGGACCTGCACCGCCGGGTGGTGAACCGATTGCTCGGCACCGACCCGGCGGGCAGCGATCGTGCGGAGAGCGACCCGACTACGTGA
- a CDS encoding MFS transporter produces the protein MSVGTVRDAHVARASRKDWLGLVVLAFAVLLISVDATVLDLALPFISEDLEPSSTQLLWIIDVYSFVLAGLLVTMGTLGDRIGRRRLLLIGAAGFGLASLVAAWSASPEMLIAARVLQGISGATLMPATLGLIRTMFADPRQRTTAIGVWGAMAGGGAAAGPLIGGWLLEHYWWGSVFLINIPVMIGLIALGPLVIPESKDPTPGRFDLISAALSMLAMVPMVYAVKETAVHGPSWALTAIGIVGLIAGWIFIRRQRVLDDPMLDLTLFARPAFSTAVLTNLLSIFALAGVLFFGSQYLQLVLGYRPLEAGLLMLPGTLVSAFASLAAAWLVRRWEPSRVLSVGLVIAAFGAAAMIALQTDSGPQAFVVGFLLAGAGIGVALTLTNDLVISAVEPERAGAASAVSETAYELGVALGVAILGSVVLAIYRGGLDVSALNAEQTHIAQGTLGGAVEVSHTLPANEAAAFVETAQSAFVDGMHIAAGATAIVLLATAILVARMLRQR, from the coding sequence ATGTCTGTGGGCACCGTGCGGGACGCGCACGTAGCGAGGGCCAGCCGCAAGGACTGGCTGGGGCTGGTCGTGCTCGCTTTCGCTGTCCTGCTCATCTCGGTGGACGCGACGGTCCTCGACCTCGCGTTGCCGTTCATCAGTGAGGATCTCGAGCCGAGCAGCACCCAGCTGCTGTGGATCATCGACGTCTACTCGTTCGTGCTCGCGGGTCTGTTGGTCACGATGGGCACCCTCGGCGACCGGATCGGCCGACGGCGACTGCTGCTGATCGGTGCCGCCGGGTTCGGGTTGGCGTCGCTGGTCGCGGCGTGGTCGGCGAGCCCCGAGATGCTCATCGCGGCCCGCGTGCTCCAGGGCATCTCGGGTGCGACGCTCATGCCCGCCACCCTCGGCCTCATCCGGACGATGTTCGCCGATCCGCGTCAGCGCACCACCGCGATCGGCGTCTGGGGCGCGATGGCCGGCGGCGGCGCCGCGGCCGGCCCGCTGATCGGCGGTTGGCTGCTCGAGCACTACTGGTGGGGCTCGGTGTTCCTGATCAACATTCCGGTCATGATCGGCCTGATCGCGCTGGGCCCGTTGGTGATCCCCGAGTCGAAGGACCCCACGCCGGGCCGGTTCGACCTGATCAGCGCCGCGCTGTCGATGCTCGCCATGGTGCCGATGGTCTACGCGGTCAAGGAAACCGCGGTCCACGGCCCGAGCTGGGCGCTCACCGCGATCGGTATCGTGGGCCTGATCGCCGGTTGGATCTTCATCCGTCGCCAGCGGGTGCTGGACGACCCGATGCTCGACCTGACGCTGTTCGCCCGCCCGGCGTTCTCGACGGCCGTGCTGACGAACCTGCTCTCGATCTTCGCGCTCGCCGGCGTGCTGTTCTTCGGCTCGCAGTACCTGCAGCTGGTGCTCGGCTACCGCCCACTCGAGGCCGGGCTGCTGATGCTGCCGGGCACGCTCGTCAGCGCCTTCGCGTCGTTGGCCGCGGCGTGGCTGGTCCGCCGGTGGGAACCGAGCCGGGTCCTCAGCGTCGGCCTCGTGATCGCGGCCTTCGGTGCCGCGGCGATGATCGCGCTGCAGACGGACAGCGGGCCGCAGGCGTTCGTCGTCGGGTTCCTGCTCGCCGGTGCAGGTATCGGTGTCGCGCTCACTCTGACGAACGACCTGGTGATCAGCGCCGTCGAACCGGAACGCGCGGGTGCGGCGTCGGCCGTCTCGGAGACCGCGTACGAGCTCGGTGTCGCGCTCGGTGTCGCGATCCTCGGCAGTGTCGTGCTGGCGATCTACCGCGGTGGTCTCGACGTCTCCGCGTTGAACGCCGAGCAGACGCACATCGCGCAGGGCACCCTCGGCGGCGCGGTCGAGGTGTCCCATACCCTGCCGGCGAACGAGGCGGCGGCGTTCGTCGAGACGGCGCAGTCGGCGTTCGTCGACGGCATGCACATCGCCGCGGGCGCAACGGCAATCGTCTTGTTGGCGACGGCGATTCTCGTGGCGCGCATGCTCCGTCAACGCTGA
- a CDS encoding DUF7507 domain-containing protein → MSRVGVIVQVIHRSLPDPAGRPSEGPQIMGRLGGALHKGVIRTVVMAMLAGVATVSTATVGAGTAAAAGNLRCDVLYSVDNNAGKAKQIDPATGTATDAFDVLPSGDTRHNQLGIGPGGAYAIYTSGDGNIYKYDAASGKTTSTARDKGVTVDTHGAINPANGLFYYGGKDNNADSFTFGAYDPVNNKSLGVVLKVNFDKKTTVPGGNGDIAFDAKGNLFIVAAGDKGRIYSVAAPMPTSSVQTLTGKAITEESSSFKKSNSIAFGPNGYLFVGGGGSLLKVDPGTGKEVPSNLKNSSMTDMGSCNDPNTIELHKSLPGGRVGQDDQFGLEITGGGLSEGNTAITTGTKSGVQSEAAGPVLGLAGTKYAIKETAQNGASLDNYVTTWECVDAKAGTKLVGGSGATGEVTLPAGQSGKSISCTFTNTAKNSGLELVKSVSPGTAYKVGDTVTYTFKMKNTGAVPLQNVKPVEKTFSGSPAKMSDFKCPDSAKSLAAGASVECTATYVIRQADVDRGTLDNTATATGVGPGGKPVNSGESSANLKGGEAAPGITLDKVASPKSAESYKLGQTIKYSFKITNSGNVTLKNVNVKEGTFTGAGPLSAVECPDIAKSLAPNDSVICTAEYTLTQADIDKGSIENTATATGTPPGTDTPIVSPPDTEKVEGKPAKSLSIVKDASPSTTETYKVGQKVEYTFTIKNTGEVTLTNVHPNEEKFSGTGTLSDPVCEDGAKSLAPGKSVTCTATYTLTQADIDAGKLENIATATGTPPGNGEPVTSDPDTKTLAGEPEPAISLEKTASPTEADKFAVDQTVTYTFTMTNTGNVTLTNVHPNEVAFTGDKSKLSDFNCPDKSKPLAPNASVECTATYTLTQADVDRGTLDNTATATGTPPTGEPVTSKPDDVNLSGNKNPGLEIVKTASPKSVETFKVGQEITYTFDITNTGNQTLTNVKVVEGTFSGSDKLSEISCPDEATSMAPGAKVTCTATYTITQADVNAGQLDNVASATGTPPGTEEPIESPQDEENLAGEPKPGLTLEKTADPRENVKVGETVTYTFAIKNTGDQTLTDVEVKEGTFTGSGGSPKVQCPDKAKSLEPGNSVTCTATYVFTAEDMKAGKVDNVATATGNPPSGTPVDSDESKATVTAGEQPGGTGSLGSLGTGSLGSLGVGSLAAGSLAAGSLAAGSLAAGSLDSGSLDAGSLAAGSLGAGSLDSGSLGAGSLDSGSLDAGSLGSGSLDSGSLDAGSLAAGSLGAGSLAAGSLAAGSQENSGSAGSTGSGTPGGSNTPGGGTETGNPGTPGNPGNPGNPGTPADSENAGNGGNGGKSGDQGTTGNSDTETGALIDSGLGADSDGGMNAGLVAGGLVLLVAAGGVLLFALRRRNQGNE, encoded by the coding sequence ATGTCCCGCGTCGGGGTGATTGTCCAAGTCATCCATCGCTCGTTGCCGGATCCGGCCGGGCGTCCATCAGAAGGGCCTCAAATAATGGGGAGGTTAGGCGGCGCCCTGCATAAGGGCGTCATCCGAACTGTGGTCATGGCCATGCTGGCCGGCGTAGCCACAGTGTCGACCGCAACGGTCGGCGCAGGAACCGCGGCAGCCGCGGGCAACCTGCGATGCGATGTTCTCTATTCGGTCGACAACAATGCCGGCAAGGCGAAGCAGATCGACCCCGCGACGGGGACGGCGACGGATGCCTTCGACGTGCTTCCGAGCGGCGATACTCGCCATAACCAGCTCGGAATCGGTCCTGGCGGCGCGTACGCGATCTACACGTCCGGTGACGGCAATATCTACAAGTACGACGCTGCGTCAGGCAAGACGACCAGCACTGCGAGGGACAAGGGCGTCACCGTCGACACGCACGGTGCGATCAATCCTGCAAACGGGTTGTTCTACTACGGCGGGAAGGACAACAACGCAGACAGTTTCACGTTCGGTGCGTACGATCCCGTCAACAACAAGTCGCTCGGCGTCGTTCTGAAGGTGAACTTCGACAAGAAGACGACAGTCCCGGGCGGCAACGGCGACATCGCGTTCGATGCCAAGGGCAACCTGTTCATCGTCGCGGCCGGGGACAAAGGCCGCATCTACTCGGTCGCGGCCCCGATGCCGACGTCTTCCGTGCAGACTCTGACGGGCAAGGCGATCACCGAGGAATCGAGCTCGTTCAAGAAGAGCAATTCGATTGCCTTCGGACCGAATGGTTACCTGTTCGTCGGTGGCGGCGGAAGCCTCCTCAAGGTCGATCCGGGTACGGGCAAGGAAGTCCCGAGCAACCTGAAGAACTCGTCCATGACCGACATGGGCTCCTGCAACGATCCGAACACGATCGAGCTGCACAAGAGTCTGCCCGGTGGGCGCGTCGGTCAGGACGATCAGTTCGGCCTCGAGATCACCGGTGGTGGCCTGAGCGAGGGCAACACAGCGATCACGACGGGTACCAAGTCCGGGGTCCAGAGCGAGGCGGCCGGCCCGGTGCTCGGTTTGGCCGGTACGAAGTACGCCATCAAGGAGACCGCGCAGAACGGTGCGAGCCTCGACAACTACGTCACCACGTGGGAGTGCGTGGACGCGAAGGCTGGGACAAAGCTTGTCGGTGGCTCGGGGGCGACTGGTGAGGTGACGCTTCCGGCTGGTCAGAGCGGCAAGAGCATCAGCTGCACCTTCACCAACACGGCCAAGAATTCCGGTCTGGAACTGGTGAAGTCGGTCTCCCCGGGCACTGCCTACAAGGTCGGCGATACCGTCACCTACACGTTCAAGATGAAGAACACGGGTGCGGTCCCGCTTCAGAACGTCAAGCCGGTTGAGAAGACCTTCAGCGGTTCGCCCGCGAAGATGTCTGACTTCAAGTGCCCTGACAGTGCGAAGTCGTTGGCTGCGGGTGCGTCCGTCGAGTGCACTGCGACGTATGTGATCCGGCAGGCTGACGTCGACCGCGGCACCCTCGACAACACGGCGACGGCCACCGGCGTCGGTCCGGGTGGCAAGCCGGTCAATTCGGGTGAGTCGAGTGCCAACCTCAAGGGCGGCGAAGCCGCGCCAGGCATCACGCTGGACAAGGTCGCGTCGCCGAAGTCTGCCGAGAGCTACAAGCTCGGTCAGACGATCAAGTACAGCTTCAAGATCACCAACTCGGGCAACGTGACGCTCAAGAATGTGAACGTCAAGGAAGGCACCTTCACTGGAGCCGGCCCGCTGTCGGCTGTCGAATGCCCGGACATCGCGAAGTCCCTGGCGCCCAACGATTCGGTGATCTGCACCGCGGAGTACACGCTGACGCAGGCCGATATCGACAAGGGCTCTATCGAGAACACCGCGACGGCAACTGGCACGCCTCCGGGCACCGACACGCCGATCGTGTCTCCTCCGGACACCGAGAAGGTCGAGGGCAAGCCCGCGAAGTCGCTTTCCATCGTGAAGGACGCTTCGCCGTCGACGACCGAGACCTACAAGGTTGGACAGAAGGTCGAGTACACGTTCACGATCAAGAACACCGGTGAGGTGACGCTGACGAACGTGCACCCCAACGAGGAGAAGTTCTCGGGCACGGGCACGCTGTCGGACCCGGTCTGTGAGGACGGGGCGAAGTCGCTGGCTCCCGGCAAGTCGGTGACCTGCACGGCGACTTACACGCTGACGCAGGCCGACATCGATGCCGGCAAGCTCGAGAACATCGCGACCGCAACGGGTACGCCTCCGGGTAATGGCGAGCCGGTGACGTCGGATCCGGACACCAAGACGCTCGCGGGCGAGCCGGAGCCGGCGATCAGCCTGGAGAAGACGGCGTCGCCGACCGAAGCGGACAAGTTCGCGGTCGACCAGACCGTCACGTACACCTTCACGATGACGAACACCGGCAACGTGACGCTGACGAACGTGCACCCCAACGAGGTCGCCTTCACGGGTGACAAGTCCAAGTTGAGTGACTTCAACTGTCCGGACAAGTCGAAGCCGTTGGCGCCCAATGCCTCCGTGGAGTGCACCGCCACGTACACGCTGACGCAGGCGGATGTCGACCGGGGCACGCTGGACAACACTGCCACGGCGACGGGTACGCCTCCTACTGGTGAACCGGTGACCTCGAAGCCCGACGACGTGAATCTGTCGGGCAACAAGAACCCGGGCCTCGAGATCGTGAAGACCGCGTCGCCCAAGAGCGTCGAGACCTTCAAGGTCGGCCAGGAGATCACGTACACGTTCGACATCACGAACACGGGCAACCAGACCCTGACGAACGTCAAGGTCGTCGAGGGCACGTTCTCGGGCTCGGACAAGCTCTCCGAGATTTCTTGCCCGGACGAGGCGACGTCGATGGCGCCCGGTGCGAAGGTGACGTGCACGGCGACGTACACGATCACGCAGGCCGACGTGAACGCCGGCCAGCTCGACAACGTCGCGTCCGCGACGGGTACGCCTCCAGGCACGGAGGAGCCGATCGAGTCCCCGCAGGACGAGGAAAACCTTGCGGGCGAGCCGAAGCCGGGACTGACGCTCGAGAAGACCGCGGATCCGCGTGAGAACGTCAAGGTGGGCGAAACCGTCACCTACACGTTCGCGATCAAGAACACCGGTGACCAGACCCTGACAGACGTCGAGGTCAAGGAGGGCACCTTCACGGGGTCGGGTGGATCGCCGAAGGTCCAGTGCCCGGACAAAGCAAAGTCGCTCGAACCCGGCAACTCGGTGACATGCACGGCCACCTACGTCTTCACGGCTGAGGACATGAAGGCCGGCAAGGTCGACAACGTGGCCACGGCGACCGGTAACCCGCCGTCAGGCACGCCCGTCGACTCGGATGAGTCGAAAGCGACGGTCACGGCGGGTGAGCAGCCCGGCGGAACGGGCTCGCTCGGTTCGCTCGGTACCGGTTCGCTCGGTTCCCTGGGTGTCGGCTCGCTAGCAGCGGGATCGCTTGCAGCGGGTTCGCTTGCGGCGGGTTCGCTTGCGGCCGGCTCGTTGGACTCCGGTTCGCTGGACGCGGGTTCGCTTGCGGCGGGTTCGCTCGGCGCTGGTTCGCTGGACTCCGGTTCGCTCGGCGCTGGTTCGCTGGACTCCGGTTCGCTGGACGCGGGATCGCTGGGCTCCGGTTCACTGGACTCCGGTTCGCTGGATGCGGGATCGCTTGCGGCTGGCTCGCTCGGCGCCGGCTCGCTGGCGGCTGGCTCCCTTGCGGCTGGCTCGCAGGAGAACTCGGGCTCGGCTGGCTCGACTGGTTCGGGCACTCCCGGCGGTTCGAACACTCCTGGTGGGGGAACGGAAACCGGTAATCCCGGAACGCCCGGCAACCCCGGCAATCCCGGTAACCCCGGAACCCCCGCTGACTCCGAGAACGCCGGCAACGGCGGCAACGGCGGAAAGTCGGGAGACCAGGGAACGACCGGCAACTCCGACACCGAGACCGGTGCGCTGATCGACTCGGGTCTGGGCGCCGACAGTGACGGCGGTATGAACGCCGGACTCGTTGCCGGTGGTCTGGTGCTGCTGGTTGCCGCGGGCGGTGTGCTGCTCTTCGCGCTGCGTCGGCGGAACCAGGGCAACGAATGA
- a CDS encoding class F sortase, producing MIALVLLSGGGFLVFRGMQPAPAASAPVPKSTFGLSPDGVVDPVAGPVPSIGGGGKPRKPGPAAADPANRPQIPFGPLPDDHLVIPAIGVETALDQLGLASDGSLLLPRDVAQVTYWTGSAPIDAADGGILVAGHVDNANQGEGALYWMHTLYPGDAVYLTKDGVVTRWKITRMERFVKQALPEWAFQGAGGPRELHLVTCGGEVVKDAQGRGTYLENVVVTAVPF from the coding sequence GTGATCGCGTTGGTCTTGCTCAGCGGTGGTGGTTTTCTGGTCTTTCGGGGGATGCAGCCCGCGCCGGCTGCGTCGGCGCCGGTGCCGAAGTCGACGTTCGGCCTGTCTCCGGACGGGGTGGTGGATCCGGTGGCGGGTCCGGTGCCGTCGATCGGCGGCGGTGGCAAGCCGCGCAAGCCGGGGCCGGCGGCGGCGGACCCGGCGAATCGGCCGCAGATTCCGTTCGGGCCGTTGCCGGACGATCATCTGGTGATTCCGGCGATCGGGGTGGAGACGGCGTTGGATCAGCTGGGGTTGGCCTCGGACGGGAGCCTGTTGTTGCCGCGTGATGTGGCGCAGGTGACGTACTGGACGGGGTCGGCGCCGATCGATGCTGCGGACGGCGGGATTCTGGTGGCCGGGCATGTGGACAACGCGAATCAGGGTGAGGGCGCGTTGTATTGGATGCACACCCTGTACCCCGGCGACGCGGTCTATCTGACGAAGGACGGCGTCGTCACACGCTGGAAGATCACGCGTATGGAGCGGTTCGTGAAACAGGCGTTGCCGGAGTGGGCGTTCCAGGGCGCGGGCGGCCCGCGGGAACTGCATCTGGTGACGTGTGGTGGCGAGGTCGTCAAGGATGCCCAGGGGCGGGGCACCTATCTGGAGAATGTGGTGGTCACGGCCGTCCCGTTCTGA